Proteins from one Pleuronectes platessa chromosome 16, fPlePla1.1, whole genome shotgun sequence genomic window:
- the crebbpb gene encoding CREB binding protein b isoform X4, with protein sequence MADNLLDVGPPTAKRPKLNSPLSGSDGPDLVSLFDLENNLPDELIPNGDLGMGMSSNGGPGGGGPSLNSIVPDAAAKHKQLSELLRPGSSSILGASPQQGGMVGSQLGAVLGKGPLGQGSPNHQSPQGQKGVAGQGNGTTAMGFNQAMLNSGQGHGVMSQTGQVMNGALGPAGRGRMQYQGQGLQGAQVGAGPGVGGSVLAETLTQGGPQLGAHNVLNAQQAANMKMGMSGAPFGQQYGQAGVQQMGATGVNAQQLQNKTALSNNLPQFPAELKGVGSLPNMSQMQQVASVGMGPGAGGSAGPTADPEKRKLIQQQLVLLLHAHKCQRREQANGEVRACTLPHCRTMKNVLNHMTHCQAGKSCQVAHCASSRQIISHWKNCTKHDCPVCLPLKNASDKRNQQPMLNSPGASLQNAISTVGPGQPSATAINSAATHIDPSSMQRAYAALGLPYGNQSPAQVPGQGPSQQNPQGPQHQQLRNMNALGTNQMNQMAGGMGVPSSDQTGMHSDSSLPSSLNNQLMPDGSVVGGMGNLPAATPLSASGIRKAWHEHVTQDLRTHLVHKLVQAIFPTPDPAALKDRRMENLVAYARKVEGDMYESANSRDEYYHFLAEKIYKIQKELEEKRRSRLQKQPGMSGTDGPVPMPNMPNQMMNRMQVPQGINQFNPMAMQNAQMSQAPMGARAPSPMNHPQQMNMSSVPPMGMSPSRMPQTQGMMGGHANNMVAPQANQSQFLPQGQFSAAAGGGMNVNVGLSQPITQAAVTQKPQNSNLPLNALGSLGPQLPCGPAAQPTRGATPPHNPSAGLQQQQQQQQQQQQQQQQQQQQQQQQQQLHQHQSQVLSQPSTPASTGGPSRTPTHIPSIPGPPSVMGTPPTLSQPPTPLQPLSEAPSQMQQPTSVKAQHPSTPAAASIDNRVATPGSVAELSSQKAMSDMSGTEAKPEVKDEEDDNTSGKKQTSIKMEPDDETKPLAVKKEEPEAVESKQEPMETEEKKPVIKAEPKEEEEGGANSTSAASTAQNRKKIFKPEELRQALMPTLEALYRQDPESLPFRQPVDPMLLGIPDYHDIVKTPIDLSTIKRKLDTGQYQEPWQYVDDVWLMFNNAWLYNRKTSRVYKYCTKLAEVFEAEIDPVMQGLGYCCGRKYEFSPQTLCCYGKQLCTISRDGTYFSYQNRYHFCEKCFNEIQGNSVTLGDDPAQQQTKILKDQFEKKKNDMLDSEPFIECKDCGRKMHQICVLHHDLIWPTGFICDNCLKKSNKTRKENKFAARNKGLQSTRLGTYIEDRVNKYLKRQNHPEAGEVFVRVVASSDKNVEIKPGMKSRFVDSGEMVETFPYRTKALFAFEEIDGVDVCFFGMHVQEYGSECPFPNTRRVYISYLDSIHFFKPRLLRTAVYHEILIGYLEYVKRLGYVMGHIWACPPSEGDDYIFHCHPLDQKIPKPKRLQEWYRKMLDKAFAERILHDYKDIFKQATDDRLTSAYELPYFEGDFWPNVLEESIKELEQEEEERKKEENTASCETPEGTPTDSKNAKKKNNKKANKNKSSVSRANKKKPGMPNVANDLSQKLYASMEKHKEVFFVIHLHAGPVINTLPPIMDPDPLLTCDLMDGRDAFLTLARDKHWEFSSLRRCKWSTMCMLVELHNQGQDRFVYTCNECKHHVETRWHCTVCEDYDLCINCYNIKGHEHQMVKWGLGLDDDSNSQGGEASKSPQESRRLSIQRCIQSLVHACQCRNANCSLPSCQKMKRVVQHTKGCKRKTNGGCPVCKQLIALCCYHAKHCQENKCPVPFCLNIKHKLRQQQLQHRLHQAQMMRRRMATMAGRGMPLPSPPTSAAPDTPNPVQQPNTPQTPQPMPNQPQQHQPPNPANIAQVFPNNGRISQPPTPVPQGKPGPQSSPLHQQQSPLPNMPHQQQPQPLPPPPQQQQQQQQQQQQQLAALKVAKQIEMVAKAKQHQQQNYAMNGMPMNHPRMMVQGQMQGQMQGQMQGQMQGQMQGQMQMMQGPRGPQVMQAMQQGQWGPGMQNPMQNPQGHPPQVPPQQGPMAPQQAQGSPMPQQGQLMQRPIMPQQQGLQMPGVMPPQGPSQQGMTPQQQNMPRVMPGNIAPSALQDLLRTLKSPSSPQQQQQVLNILKSNPQLMAAFIKQRTAKYQANQPQQQMQQNPQAMLGSQAGMQAMAAMANQVQRPGMAPQQQPPQQVGPQSMAPMGPQGQMMNAAQNGNPQLYRRQQLLRMQQMQQQQQQQAQQQAAQQQQQGGMPQSHSQFPQQQPGPASYSQIRMQQQMAMQGGGGPMGQLPPTSQMGQPGMGMDGSQNLLQQRMLQQQQQMLKQQMGSPGQANSMSPQSHMLQGQAQGGAHLPGQAMANSLGNQVRSPAPVQSPRPPSQQPPHSSPSPRIQPQPSPQHGALHSSSPHPSLGGPMSGSMDQGHMGTPEQSAMLPQLNTPNRGGLSNDMGMVGDTTGDTLEKFVEGL encoded by the exons atcttgtgtctctgtttgaccTGGAAAACAACCTTCCAGACGAACTCATTCCTAATGGAGACTTGGGGATGGGGATGTCCTCCAACGGGGGCCCAGGTGGAGGGGGTCCTAGTCTCAACTCCATCGTTCCAGATGCAGCCGCAAAACACAAGCAGCTGTCTGAGCTTCTGCGACCGGGAAGTTCTTCTATCTTGGGAGCCAGCCCCCAACAGGGAGGCATGGTGGGAAGTCAGCTTGGCGCTGTACTTGGAAAAGGTccactggggcagggctccccCAATCACCAGTCTCCCCAGGGCCAGAAAGGAGTTGCTGGACAAGGCAATGGAACCACAGCCATGGGCTTCAATCAGGCCATGTTGAACAGTGGGCAGGGTCACGGGGTCATGAGCCAGACTGGACAGGTGATGAACGGGGCTCTGGGACCAGCAGGCCGGGGAAGAATGCAGTACCAAGGCCAGGGTCTGCAGGGGGCACAAGTGGGTGCTGGACCCGGTGTTGGAGGCAGTGTGCTGGCAGAGACCCTCACTCAAGGAGGGCCACAGTTGGGAGCACACAACGTGTTGAATGCTCAGCAAGCAGCAAACATGAAG ATGGGGATGTCGGGGGCTCCATTTGGCCAGCAGTATGGTCAGGCTGGAGTGCAGCAGATGGGGGCAACAGGGGTCAACGCCCAACAACTCCAGAACAAGACGGCCCTTTCAAACAACCTGCCTCAATTCCCTGCTGAGCTGAAGGGAGTTGGGAGTTTGCCAAACATG TCTCAGATGCAGCAGGTAGCGTCGGTGGGCATGGGCCCTGGGGCTGGAGGGTCAGCAGGCCCGACGGCCGACCCCGAGAAGCGCAAACTCATTCAGCAGCAGCTGGTCCTGCTGCTCCACGCACATAAGTGCCAGCGGCGGGAGCAGGCAAACGGGGAGGTGAGGGCCTGCACTTTGCCCCACTGCCGCACCATGAAGAACGTCCTCAACCACATGACCCACTGCCAGGCTGGCAAGTCCTGCCAGG TGGCCCACTGTGCATCATCCAGACAGATCATCTCCCACTGGAAGAACTGTACGAAGCACGACTGCCCGGTCTGCCTTCCTTTGAAAAACGCAAGTGACAAGAGGAACCAGCAGC CCATGCTAAATTCACCTGGAGCTAGCCTGCAGAATGCCATCAGCACAGTTGGACCTGGCCAGCCTAGCGCCACAGCCATCAACAGTGCTGCCACGCACATTGACCCCAGCTCCATGCAGAGGGCCTATGCTGCCCTGGGCCTGCCGTATGGGAACCAGTCCCCTGCTCAGGTCCCAGGACAGGGTCCATCTCAACAAAACCCGCAGGgtccccagcaccagcagctgcGAAATATGAACGCACTAG GCACTAATCAGATGAACCAGATGGCAGGAGGCATGGGTGTCCCCTCTTCAGACCAGACTGGCATGCACTCCGACTCCTCTCTGCCCTCTTCACTCAACAA tcAGCTGATGCCAGATGGGTCAGTAGTAGGAGGCATGGGAAACCTGCCCGCTGCCACCCCTCTCTCTGCTTCGGGGATAAGGAAGGCCTGGCATGAACACGTCACTCAGGACCTGCGCACCCACCTGGTGCACAAACT agtaCAAGCCATATTCCCGACCCCCGACCCTGCAGCACTGAAAGACCGACGGATGGAGAACCTGGTGGCTTATGCACGCAAGGTTGAGGGTGACATGTATGAGTCGGCTAACAGCAGG GACGAGTATTACCACTTCCTGGCAGAAAAAATTTACAAGAtccagaaggagctggaggagaagaggcgCTCACGGCTCCAGAAACAGCCCGGCATGTCGGGCACAG ATGGACCTGTGCCTATGCCCAACATGCCCAATCAGATGATGAATCGAATGCAGGTGCCCCAAG gaatCAATCAATTTAACCCAATGGCAATGCAGAATGCGCAGATGTCTCAGGCACCCATGGGAGCACGTGCTCCCTCCCCCATGAACCATCCTCAGCAGATGAACATGAGCTCCGTCCCCCCG ATGGGCATGTCCCCATCAAGGATGCCTCAGACACAAGGAATGATGGGTGGTCATGCGAATAACATGGTTGCACCGCAAGCCAACCAGAGCCAGTTCCTGCCACAGGGCCAGttttctgcagctgcaggtggaggaatGAATGTGAATGTAGGTTTGAGCCAGCCTATAACACAGGCTGCTGTCACTCAG AAGCCTCAGAACTCTAACCTCCCTCTGAATGCACTGGGCTCCCTTGGCCCGCAGCTGCCCTGTGGCCCTGCAGCCCAGCCCACCAGGGGTGCAACTCCTCCACATAATCCTTCTGCcggcctgcagcagcagcaacagcaacagcagcagcaacagcagcagcagcagcagcaacagcaacaacagcagcagcagcagcagttgcaCCAACACCAATCCCAGGTGCTATCCCAGCCCTCTACCCCTGCCTCCACGGGTGGGCCCTCCCGTACCCCAACCCACATACCCAGCATCCCTGGTCCCCCCTCAGTTATGGGCACACCCCCTACCCTATCCCAGCCGCCCACGCCCCTGCAGCCCCTATCTGAAGCCCCAAGCCAAATGCAGCAGCCCACCTCAGTGAAGGCACAGCACCCCAGTACACCG GCAGCAGCCAGTATAGATAACCGAGTAGCCACCCCAGGCTCTGTGGCTGAGCTGAGCTCCCAGAAGGCCATGTCTGACATGAGCGGCACCGAAGCCAAACCTGAAgtaaaagatgaagaagatgacaACACCTCTGGGAAGAAGCAGACTAGTATAAAAATGGAG CCGGATGATGAAACCAAACCCCTAGcggtgaagaaggaggagccaGAGGCAGTAGAGTCAAAGCAGGAACCAATGGAAACTGAGGAGAAGAAGCCGGTGATAAAGGCAGAAcccaaagaagaggaggaaggcgGGGCCAACAGCACGTCAGCCGCCTCCACCGCTCAGAACCGCAAAAAAA TTTTCAAGCCAGAGGAGCTGAGACAAGCCCTAATGCCGACACTGGAGGCCCTCTACAGGCAGGATCCAGAGTCGCTGCCCTTCAGACAACCTGTAGACCCCATGCTACTGGGCATCCCT GACTACCATGACATTGTGAAGACTCCCATCGACTTATCCACTATCAAGCGTAAGCTGGACACCGGTCAGTACCAGGAGCCTTGGCAGTATGTGGACGACGTGTGGCTCATGTTCAACAATGCCTGGTTGTACAACCGTAAGACATCCCGTGTTTACAAGTACTGCACCAAACTGGCAGAAGTGTTTGAGGCCGAGATTGACCCCGTCATGCAGGGCCTGGGCTACTGCTGTGGCCGGAAG TACGAGTTCTCACCCCAGACGCTGTGCTGCTATGGCAAACAGTTGTGTACCATCTCCAGGGATGGCACCTACTTCAGCTACCAGAACAG GTATCACTTCTGTGAAAAGTGCTTCAATGAGATCCAGGGCAACAGTGTGACGCTTGGAGACGACCCGGCACAGCAACAGAC CAAGATATTGAAAGACCagtttgaaaagaagaaaaacgacATGTTGGACTCTGAGCC GTTCATTGAATGTAAAGACTGTGGACGAAAGATGCATCAGATCTGCGTGCTGCACCATGACCTCATTTGGCCAACAGG TTTTATCTGTGACAACTGTCTAAAGAAGTCCAATAAAACAAGAAAGGAAAACAAGTTTGCAGCAAGAA ATAAAGGATTGCAGTCCACGAGGCTGGGAACCTACATTGAGGACAGAGTTAATAAGTACTTGAAAAGGCAGAACCACCCAGAGGCCGGGGAAGTGTTTGTGCGAGTGGTGGCCAGCTCTGACAAAAATGTGGAGATTAAGCCTGGCATGAAGTCTAG GTTTGTAGACTCAGGCGAGATGGTGGAGACTTTCCCTTACAGAACCAAAGCACTTTTTGCATTTGAGGAAATAGACGGGGTGGACGTTTGTTTCTTCGGCATGCACGTCCAGGAGTACGGCTCAGAATGCCCCTTTCCAAATACCAG ACGGGTTTACATATCATACCTTGATAGTATTCACTTCTTCAAACCACGGTTGCTAAGGACTGCAGTGTACCATGAGATCTTAATAGGCTACCTGGAGTATGTGAAGAGACTGGG GTATGTGATGGGTCACATTTGGGCCTGCCCACCCAGCGAGGGAGATGACTACATTTTCCACTGTCACCCCCTGGACCAGAAGATCCCTAAACCCAAGAGGCTTCAAGAGTGGTACAGAAAGATGCTGGACAAGGCGTTCGCTGAGAGGATCCTGCACGATTACAAG gaCATTTTCAAACAGGCAACAGACGATAGACTGACCAGTGCCTACGAGTTGCCGTATTTTGAGGGTGACTTCTGGCCTAATGTTCTTGAGGAGAGCATCAAGGAGCtggagcaagaggaggaggagaggaagaaggaggagaacacTGCCTCCTGTGAGACACCCGAG GGAACCCCGACTGACAGCAAGAATGCCAAAAAGAAGAACAACAAGAAAGCCAACAAAAACAAGAGCAGCGTCAGCCGAGCCAATAAGAAGAAGCCTGGGATGCCTAATGTAGCTAATGATCTGTCCCAGAAGCTCTACGCCTCGATGGAGAAACACAAGGAG GTATTTTTTGTCATCCACCTCCATGCTGGGCCAGTCATCAACACCCTGCCGCCCATAATGGACCCCGACCCTCTGTTGACCTGTGACCTAATGGATGGCCGTGATGCCTTTCTGACTTTAGCCAGGGACAAGCACTGGGAGTTCAGTTCTCTGCGGAGATGCAAATGGAGTACAATGTGCATGTTGGTGGAGCTGCATAACCAGGGCCAGGACCGCTTTGTGTACACCTGCAATGAATGCAAGCACCACGTGGAGACTCGCTGGCACTGCACCGTCTGCGAG GACTACGACCTATGCATTAACTGCTACAACATTAAGGGCCATGAGCACCAGATGGTGAAGTGGGGCTTGGGTTTAGACGACGACAGCAACAGTCAGGGTGGAGAGGCCTCCAAGAGCCCGCAGGAGAGCCGGCGTCTCAGCATCCAGCGCTGCATCCAGTCCCTGGTCCATGCCTGTCAATGCCGCAATGCAAACTGCTCTCTGCCTTCATGCCAGAAGATGAAGAGGGTGGTTCAACACACCAAGGGCTGCAAGCGCAAGACAAATGGTGGCTGCCCTGTCTGCAAGCAGCTCATCGCTTTATGTTGTTATCACGCCAAGCACTGTCAGGAGAACAAGTGTCCTGTTCCCTTCTGTCTCAACATCAAGCACAAACTCcgtcagcagcagctgcagcatagGCTCCATCAGGCTCAAATGATGCGCCGCAGAATGGCCACAATGGCTGGAAGGGGTATGCCCTTGCCATCTCCACCTACCTCAGCAGCCCCCGATACACCAAACCCTGTTCAGCAGCCTAATACGCCCCAGACGCCTCAGCCCATGCCCAACCAGCCCCAACAGCATCAGCCACCAAACCCTGCCAATATTGCCCAAGTATTTCCCAACAACGGCCGCATCAGCCAGCCCCCAACACCAGTCCCACAGGGCAAACCAGGACCCCAGTCATCGCCTCTGCATCAGCAGCAGTCACCTCTGCCTAACATGCCACACCAACAGCAGCCTCAGcctctgccgccgccgccgcagcagcagcagcagcagcagcagcagcagcagcagcagctggcagCCCTGAAGGTGGCCAAACAGATCGAGATGGTAGCCAAGGCAAAgcaacatcagcagcagaatTATGCCATGAATGGGATGCCCATGAACCACCCACGAATGATGGTGCAGGGCCAGATGCAGGGCCAGATGCAGGGCCAGATGCAGGGCCAGATGCAGGGCCAGATGCAGGGCCAGATGCAGATGATGCAGGGTCCGCGGGGCCCTCAGGTGATGCAGGCTATGCAGCAGGGCCAGTGGGGTCCAGGCATGCAGAACCCCATGCAGAATCCCCAGGGTCATCCGCCACAGGTCCCTCCTCAACAAGGCCCCATGGCCCCTCAGCAGGCTCAGGGATCTCCCATGCCCCAACAGGGCCAGCTCATGCAGAGACCCATAATGCCTCAGCAACAGGGTCTCCAGATGCCTGGGGTCATGCCTCCCCAGGGGCCCTCACAGCAGGGCATGACACCACAGCAGCAAAACATGCCACGGGTGATGCCTGGAAACATTGCTCCGAGTGCCCTACAGGACTTGCTGCGAACCCTCAAATCTCCCAGCTCccctcagcagcaacagcaggttCTCAACATCCTCAAGTCTAACCCCCAACTCATGGCCGCCTTTATTAAACAGAGGACAGCGAAGTACCAGGCCaaccagccacagcagcagatgcagcagAACCCTCAGGCCATGCTGGGGTCTCAGGCAGGAATGCAGGCCATGGCAGCCATGGCAAACCAGGTGCAGAGGCCAGGGATGGCaccccagcagcagcctcctcagcAAGTAGGGCCCCAGAGCATGGCACCCATGGGCCCCCAAGGCCAGATGATGAACGCTGCTCAAAATGGCAATCCCCAGCTGTACCGTAGACAACAGCTGCTCCGGAtgcagcagatgcagcagcagcagcagcagcaggcgcaGCAGCAGgcggcgcagcagcagcagcagggaggaaTGCCTCAGAGCCATAGTCAGTTCCCTCAGCAGCAGCCAGGGCCAGCCAGCTACTCCCAGATTCGTATGCAGCAGCAAATGGCTATGCAAGGAGGTGGGGGCCCCATGGGCCAGCTCCCTCCCACATCCCAAATGGGCCAACCTGGCATGGGCATGGATGGGTCTCAGAATCTCCTCCAGCAGCGCATGcttcaacagcaacagcagatgTTGAAGCAGCAGATGGGCTCTCCGGGGCAGGCCAACTCGATGAGTCCTCAATCACACATGCTCCAAGGCCAAGCCCAGGGAGGAGCTCATCTACCTGGCCAGGCAATGGCAAACTCTTTAGGAAACCAAGTCCGCTCCCCAGCCCCAGTGCAGTCGCCCCGTCCACCTTCGCAGCAGCCCCCGCATTCCAGTCCCTCCCCACGAATACAGCCGCAGCCTTCGCCCCAGCACGGCGCCCTCCACTCCAGTTCTCCTCACCCCAGCCTCGGAGGCCCCATGTCAGGCTCCATGGACCAGGGACACATGGGAACGCCGGAGCAGAGTGCCATGCTGCCGCAGCTTAACACACCAAATCGAGGGGGGTTAAGTAATGACATGGGTATGGTGGGTGACACGACGGGAGACACGTTGGAGAAATTTGTTGAAGGATTGTAG